The following coding sequences lie in one Miscanthus floridulus cultivar M001 chromosome 9, ASM1932011v1, whole genome shotgun sequence genomic window:
- the LOC136483143 gene encoding wall-associated receptor kinase 1-like, with protein MAPQVLWHLQLLPALAIYSHLVSAASSNVNTPLPGPDCPSMCGNLEIPYPFGIGDGCARPGFNPYPLTCNNSSSPPRLYISNAEVKGISTNTGEITVFAGYSYRCYMSSTTFDSDSAPWDLTDPFLISARSNEFTAIGCNTVALLKGTRYYTGCISYCLSVEDAAADGDKCTGLGCCQIPISGNLSSMEVDWNVDSNGTVQNPAWDYSRCNYAFVAEKGWYSFERQDLINDTFFSRVKDTTIPVVLDWAIRDDGSCRPPPPNGGASAKPTAPACVSANSLCVNAIQGRGYLCNCSEGYKGNPYVTGANGCTNINECDLRKSDPEKYEKLYPCYSGSTCHDTQGGYKCKCKFGLRGDGKSEKGCQLILPMWAILIFAIFIVMALATLVILEAKRQKQRRFFDKNGGDILKSMGINIFREGQLKKITNGYKNSIGEGAFGKVYIGITGDAQQVAVKCSTAKGEVLPQEEFVNEITFQFRINHANLVRLVGCCLETDVPMLVFEFVPRGSLYSVLHGTGKMHPLSLPVRLNIAIGSAEALAYMHSHGGHNHVHGDVKSGNILLDDNLTPKVSDFGSAKLVSVASRYSKWCVSGDMSYIDPIYIKSGRFTEKSDVYSFGVVLLELVTRKPAKDGENSLYIDFIKLCKDEGNGRKLYDEEILSGDDAQSRHHMECLDMISKLAVQCLKEDLDDRPTMAEVVEELKRVKAIATGGSCSVTG; from the exons ATGGCGCCTCAAGTTCTGTGGCATCTCCAACTGCTTCCTGCCCTAGCCATTTATTCCCATCTCGTTTCAGCTGCCTCCTCCAACGTTAACACACCGTTGCCGGGGCCGGACTGCCCTAGCATGTGCGGCAACTTAGAGATTCCCTACCCATTTGGCATTGGTGATGGGTGTGCCCGGCCGGGCTTCAATCCATACCCCTTGACTTGCAACAATAGCTCTAGTCCTCCTAGACTATACATAAGCAACGCTGAGGTGAAGGGCATCTCTACGAACACCGGCGAGATCACCGTCTTCGCCGGCTATTCCTACCGGTGCTACATGTCATCGACCACCTTTGACTCCGACTCAGCACCGTGGGACCTCACCGATCCGTTCCTGATCTCGGCCAGGAGCAACGAGTTCACAGCCATTGGGTGCAACACGGTGGCGCTTCTGAAGGGCACCAGGTACTACACCGGCTGCATCAGCTACTGCCTGAGCGTAGAGGACGCTGCTGCCGACGGTGACAAGTGCACTGGGCTCGGCTGCTGCCAGATTCCCATCTCCGGCAACCTCAGTTCAATGGAGGTTGACTGGAACGTTGATTCCAACGGTACCGTCCAAAATCCTGCGTGGGACTACAGCCGCTGTAACTACGCCTTTGTGGCCGAGAAAGGCTG GTATAGCTTTGAACGCCAGGACCTTATTAACGACACATTTTTCAGCCGGGTTAAAGACACGACTATCCCTGTGGTGCTTGACTGGGCCATCAGGGATGACGGGTCTTGCCGGCCTCCGCCCCCAAATGGTGGGGCATCTGCGAAACCCACAGCTCCGGCTTGTGTCAGTGCCAACAGCTTATGTGTCAACGCCATACAGGGGCGTGGGTACCTCTGCAATTGCTCCGAGGGATACAAGGGTAATCCCTATGTCACTGGCGCCAACGGATGCACAA ATATAAATGAGTGTGATCTTCGGAAATCAGATCCTGAGAAGTATGAGAAACTATATCCCTGTTATAGTGGTAGCACATGCCATGATACACAGGGCGGTtataaatgcaaatgcaaatttGGACTAAGGGGAGATGGTAAAAGTGAGAAAGGATGTCAGCTCATATTGCCCATGTGGGCGATACTAATATTTG CAATATTTATTGTCATGGCCCTAGCAACTCTCGTAATTTTAGAGGCTAAGAGGCAAAAGCAAAGGAGGTTTTTTGACAAAAACGGTGGTGACATACTCAAGAGCATGGGCATCAACATCTTCAGGGAGGGTCAGCTGAAGAAAATCACAAACGGCTACAAAAACTCCATTGGAGAAGGTGCCTTTGGAAAGGTCTACATAGGGATCACTGGTGATGCCCAACAGGTTGCCGTCAAGTGCTCCACTGCGAAAGGCGAGGTGCTTCCGCAGGAGGAGTTCGTGAACGAGATCACCTTCCAGTTCCGCATCAACCACGCTAACCTGGTCCGCCTCGTTGGATGCTGCCTAGAGACAGACGTTCCCATGCTTGTCTTCGAGTTTGTCCCCAGAGGAAGCCTTTACAGCGTGCTTCATGGCACAGGCAAGATGCACCCACTGTCCTTGCCAGTGCGCCTAAACATTGCCATCGGCTCAGCGGAAGCTCTTGCTTACATGCACTCTCATGGTGGCCACAACCATGTCCATGGTGATGTCAAGTCAGGCAATATCCTCCTCGATGATAATCTCACTCCTAAGGTCTCTGACTTTGGCTCGGCAAAGCTTGTGTCTGTCGCTAGCAGGTACTCCAAGTGGTGTGTATCAGGAGACATGAGCTACATAGACCCGATATACATAAAGTCTGGCCGATTCACGGAGAAGAGCGACGTCTACAGCTTCGGTGTGGTGCTCTTGGAGCTCGTCACAAGGAAGCCCGCAAAGGATGGGGAAAATAGCCTCTACATAGACTTCATCAAGTTATGCAAGGACGAGGGAAATGGACGGAAGTTGTACGATGAAGAGATCTTATCTGGTGATGACGCTCAATCTCGTCATCACATGGAGTGCCTCGACATGATCAGTAAGCTTGCAGTCCAATGCCTCAAGGAAGACTTGGATGACAGACCgaccatggctgaggtggtggaggagcTTAAGCGAGTGAAGGCAATAGCCACCGGAGGCTCATGTTCTGTCACAGGTTAA
- the LOC136483144 gene encoding ribulose bisphosphate carboxylase/oxygenase activase, chloroplastic-like — protein sequence MATAAAFSSTSVAAPVSTSTAASSFHLGGSNKKLTISIRKKQQQQVVNKYQPQGGTGLIVRAMAVNKEVDETKQTEQDRWRGLAYDTSDDQQDITRGKGRVDPLFQAPMGDGTHVAVLSSYDYISQGLRQYSFDNTMDGYYIAPAFMDKLVVHIAKNFMTLPNIKVPLILGIWGGKGQGKSFQCELVFAKMGINPIVMSAGELESGNAGEPAKLIRQRYREAADLISKGKMSCLFINDLDAGAGRMGGTTQYTVNNQMVNATLMNIADNPTNVQLPGMYNKVENPRVPIIVTGNDFSTLYAPLIRDGRMEKFYWAPTREDRVGVCKGIFRTDGVPDEHVVQLVDAFPGQSIDFFGALRARVYDDEVRRWVAETGVENIARKLVNSKEGPPTFEQPRMTLDKLMEYGRMLVEEQENVKRVQLADKYLSEAALGDANDDDAITRGDLYGKAAQQVRVPVPEGCTDTKAGNFDPAARSDDGSCVYN from the exons ATGGCTACGGCTGCTGCTTTCTCCTCCACCTCCGTCGCTGCGCCGGTGAGTACTTCCACGGCGGCGAGCAGCTTCCACCTCGGGGGTAGTAACAAGAAGCTCACTATCAGCAtcaggaagaagcagcagcagcaggtggtgAACAAGTACCAGCCGCAGGGCGGCACGGGGCTCATCGTCAGAGCCATGGCGGTGAACAAGGAGGTGGACGAGACGAAGCAGACGGAGCAGGACAGGTGGAGGGGCCTGGCCTACGACACGTCGGACGACCAGCAGGACATCACCAGGGGGAAGGGCCGCGTGGACCCGCTGTTCCAGGCGCCCATGGGGGACGGCACCCACGTCGCTGTGCTCAGCTCCTACGACTACATCAGCCAGGGACTCAGGCAGTACAGCTTCGACAACACCATGGATGGCTACTACATCGCGCCCGCATTCATGGACAAGCTCGTCGTCCACATTGCCAAGAACTTCATGACCCTGCCAAACATCAAG GTGCCTCTGATCCTCGGTATCTGGGGAGGCAAGGGCCAAGGGAAGTCCTTCCAATGTGAGCTTGTCTTCGCCAAGATGGGCATCAA CCCCATCGTGATGAGCGCCGGCGAGCTGGAGAGCGGCAACGCCGGCGAGCCGGCGAAGCTGATCCGTCAGCGCTACCGTGAGGCCGCCGACCTCATCTCGAAGGGCAAGATGTCCTGcctcttcatcaacgatctcgaCGCCGGCGCGGGTCGCATGGGAGGCACCACCCAGTACACGGTGAACAACCAGATGGTGAACGCCACCCTGATGAACATCGCCGACAACCCCACTAACGTGCAGCTTCCGGGAATGTACAACAAGGTGGAAAACCCCCGGGTGCCCATCATCGTCACCGGCAACGACTTCTCCACGCTGTACGCGCCGCTCATCCGCGACGGCCGCATGGAGAAGTTCTACTGGGCGCCCACTCGCGAGGACCGCGTCGGTGTCTGCAAGGGCATCTTCCGCACCGACGGCGTCCCCGACGAGCACGTCGTCCAGCTCGTCGACGCCTTCCCGGGCCAGTCCATCGACTTCTTCGGCGCCCTCCGCGCCAGGGTATACGACGACGAGGTGCGACGGTGGGTGGCCGAGACCGGCGTCGAGAACATCGCCAGGAAGCTCGTCAACTCCAAGGAGGGCCCGCCGACGTTCGAGCAGCCGAGGATGACGCTGGATAAGCTCATGGAGTACGGCCGCATGCTGGTGGAGGAGCAGGAGAACGTCAAGCGCGTGCAGCTGGCCGACAAGTACCTCAGTGAGGCGGCGCTCGGCGACGCCAACGACGACGACGCCATCACCAGGGGGGACTTGTACGGCAAGGCGGCGCAGCAGGTCCGCGTGCCCGTGCCGGAGGGGTGCACTGACACCAAGGCCGGCAACTTCGACCCTGCCGCCAGAAGCGACGACGGCAGCTGCGTCTACAACTGA